The following proteins are encoded in a genomic region of Bacteroidota bacterium:
- a CDS encoding glycosyltransferase family 4 protein: protein MKIAYISTYPPRECGIAIFNSNLIRSIISNSDNHDIETNANVVAVSDRAEGYVFPPEVKFVIQQDRQVDYIDAANNINFSNSEVCILEHEFGIFGGESGIYILPLLHRLKVPLIAIFHTVLKEPDFTQRSIFQSIGTMAQKIVIMSNLAKDFLTDIYHIPQEKLVVIEHGVPDFEISSKVKMKKKFNLEGRKIILTFGLLSRNKGIETVIQALPKVVAEHPDVLYMVLGHTHPNILRTSGEEYRNYLNLLVKKLKLENHVYFNKAFVDEQTLFEYLSATDIYITPYINEKQITSGTLAYAVGAGIPVVSTPYWHAQELLAEERGVFFPFKDSAKLSDLLNHLFGHPQELKKLGDNAYEYGKHLKWKITGSRYLELARQVSTVPVIPINKLENNIDLSILTEFTFEHISRLTDNTGIIQHAKYGIPNFKEGYCLDDNSRALLMALMAYRQYKDKEALDLLIVYLSFINYMQLDNGAFHNFLSFDKNYSDNEGSEDSFGRTIWALGYTIRYAPSDSYSQFARDIFSKASSHFDSLVSIRGIADTIIGICYYLGHFPDNESMLQTLMLLTKKLMLQYKLSNVDGWHWFENSLTYDNGILPLALFYASEIINNPEIKNIALESTSFLEKISFKDDYLSLVGSNGWYIQGGTRAVFAQQSVDAMAMVLLNYKAYQCTNNKEYRDKMFKSYMWFLGENELRIPLYDYETKGCCDGLESFGVNRNQGAESTLAYFISHLTVLDALESEFEMTKQFKSEQVVNLH from the coding sequence ATGAAAATAGCTTATATTAGTACTTACCCCCCGCGCGAATGTGGAATTGCAATTTTCAACAGCAATTTAATAAGGTCTATTATCTCAAATTCAGATAACCATGATATAGAAACTAACGCCAATGTAGTTGCTGTCAGTGATAGAGCTGAAGGTTACGTTTTCCCTCCAGAGGTGAAATTTGTTATTCAACAGGATAGGCAGGTTGATTATATTGATGCTGCGAATAATATAAATTTTAGCAACTCAGAAGTCTGTATCCTCGAGCATGAATTTGGTATTTTTGGTGGGGAGAGTGGAATTTATATTCTTCCTCTTTTGCATAGGCTTAAGGTTCCGTTAATCGCTATTTTTCATACTGTACTCAAAGAACCTGATTTTACCCAACGATCAATTTTCCAGAGTATTGGTACTATGGCTCAGAAAATTGTTATTATGAGCAATCTGGCAAAGGACTTTCTGACTGATATTTATCATATTCCCCAGGAAAAATTAGTGGTAATTGAACATGGAGTACCCGACTTTGAAATCTCTTCTAAAGTTAAGATGAAGAAGAAATTTAATCTGGAAGGTCGTAAAATAATTCTAACATTTGGATTATTAAGCAGGAATAAAGGTATTGAAACGGTTATCCAGGCTTTACCTAAGGTGGTTGCAGAGCATCCTGATGTGTTGTACATGGTTTTAGGACATACCCATCCTAATATTTTACGTACTTCTGGCGAAGAATACAGGAACTACCTCAACTTGCTTGTTAAAAAACTAAAACTGGAAAATCATGTTTATTTTAATAAGGCTTTTGTAGATGAGCAAACCCTATTTGAATATCTTTCGGCTACAGATATTTACATAACTCCTTATATTAATGAGAAGCAGATTACTAGTGGAACCCTGGCCTATGCTGTAGGGGCGGGCATTCCCGTTGTTTCCACTCCTTACTGGCATGCACAGGAATTACTTGCTGAAGAAAGAGGGGTGTTTTTCCCTTTTAAGGATTCAGCTAAGCTGTCCGATTTATTGAACCATTTATTCGGCCATCCCCAAGAACTGAAAAAATTAGGGGATAATGCTTATGAGTATGGTAAGCATCTCAAGTGGAAAATCACCGGATCCCGCTACCTTGAGCTGGCTCGGCAGGTAAGTACAGTTCCTGTTATCCCTATTAATAAATTGGAAAATAATATCGATTTGTCCATTCTAACTGAATTTACTTTCGAGCATATTTCCAGGCTTACTGACAACACCGGCATTATTCAACATGCCAAATATGGTATCCCTAACTTCAAGGAAGGATATTGTCTTGATGATAATTCCCGAGCCTTACTTATGGCTTTGATGGCATATCGACAATACAAAGACAAAGAAGCTCTTGATTTGCTTATCGTGTATTTGAGTTTTATAAATTACATGCAGTTGGATAATGGAGCTTTTCATAATTTTTTAAGTTTTGATAAAAATTATTCCGACAATGAAGGATCTGAAGATTCTTTCGGCCGTACAATCTGGGCTTTAGGCTATACAATTCGTTATGCTCCAAGTGATTCTTATTCTCAATTTGCCCGGGATATTTTCTCAAAAGCCAGTAGCCATTTTGATTCCCTGGTTTCCATTAGAGGAATTGCGGATACCATCATTGGCATTTGTTATTATTTGGGGCATTTCCCTGATAACGAAAGCATGTTGCAGACTTTAATGCTTCTTACTAAAAAGCTTATGCTTCAATATAAACTTTCAAATGTTGATGGATGGCATTGGTTTGAAAACTCATTGACCTATGATAATGGGATATTGCCTCTTGCCTTGTTTTATGCTTCGGAAATTATTAATAATCCCGAAATAAAAAACATCGCCTTGGAAAGTACTTCTTTTTTAGAAAAAATTAGTTTTAAAGACGATTATCTTTCATTAGTAGGAAGTAATGGCTGGTATATCCAAGGGGGTACAAGGGCTGTTTTTGCCCAGCAGTCGGTTGATGCCATGGCCATGGTTTTGTTGAATTATAAAGCATACCAATGTACAAATAACAAAGAATATAGAGATAAAATGTTCAAATCCTACATGTGGTTCCTTGGAGAGAATGAATTACGTATCCCTTTGTATGATTACGAAACAAAAGGTTGTTGCGATGGCTTGGAGTCTTTTGGCGTAAACCGCAACCAGGGTGCGGAAAGCACACTGGCTTATTTTATTTCTCATCTCACGGTTTTGGATGCCCTTGAATCAGAATTTGAAATGACTAAACAATTCAAAAGTGAACAAGTGGTTAATCTCCATTGA
- a CDS encoding C69 family dipeptidase: MRGKIFFTALLAGTLWLYPGQKSDACTNFIITKGASADGSVMISYNADSHVLYGTLYYHPAADYPAGAMMDIYEWDTGKYLGKIPQARHTYSVIGNVNEYQVSIGETTFGGRPETIDTTATVDYGSLIYIALQRSKTAREAIKVITDLTDKYGYASEGESFSIADKNEAWIFEIVGKGAGNKGAVWVARRIPDGYVCGHANQSRITTFPLNDPENCLYAKDVISFAREKGFFKGKDKDFSFADAYNPLTFDGVRFCEIRVWSMFKDVNKSMYKYLDYVKGSNMKHRLPLWIKPDHKVSLHDMMMFMRDHLEGTELDMSKDLGAGPYGLPYRWRPLEWKVDSVSYCNERTTATQQTGFTFIAQLRSWLPDPVGGINWFGVDDAASTVYTPMYCCMTKVPETYATGNGDMLNYSETSAFWTFNTVANFCYLRYNIMIKDLQKVQSELENKYITYTPAIDLAAMELMKKDTALAVQFLTDYSVNQGNYTVQRWKELEHYLLVKYIDGNIKKEKDGHFLRNGYTESAAPDQPGYPEWYLRKIVEQTGDKLKVIKAPVQ, translated from the coding sequence ATGAGAGGGAAAATATTTTTTACAGCTCTGTTAGCTGGAACTTTATGGCTATATCCGGGGCAAAAAAGTGATGCCTGTACCAATTTCATCATTACCAAGGGGGCATCAGCAGATGGATCGGTCATGATAAGTTACAATGCTGATTCGCACGTTCTATATGGAACATTATATTATCACCCGGCTGCCGATTATCCGGCCGGGGCAATGATGGATATCTATGAATGGGATACGGGGAAATACCTGGGTAAAATTCCCCAGGCCAGGCATACCTATTCGGTTATAGGAAACGTAAACGAATATCAGGTATCCATTGGTGAAACGACCTTTGGAGGAAGGCCCGAAACAATTGACACCACTGCTACGGTTGATTATGGTTCGTTGATATATATTGCCCTTCAAAGGTCCAAGACTGCCCGCGAGGCAATTAAAGTAATTACCGACCTGACAGACAAATATGGCTATGCCAGTGAAGGGGAATCCTTTTCCATTGCCGATAAAAACGAAGCCTGGATTTTTGAAATCGTTGGCAAAGGTGCAGGAAATAAAGGTGCCGTTTGGGTGGCCCGCCGTATTCCCGACGGATATGTTTGTGGCCATGCAAATCAATCCAGGATTACCACTTTCCCCTTAAATGACCCAGAAAATTGCCTGTATGCCAAGGACGTTATTTCATTTGCCAGGGAAAAGGGTTTTTTTAAAGGCAAAGACAAAGATTTCAGCTTTGCAGACGCTTATAATCCCCTCACATTCGACGGAGTGCGTTTCTGTGAGATCAGGGTATGGTCCATGTTCAAAGATGTAAACAAATCGATGTACAAATACTTAGATTATGTAAAAGGCAGCAACATGAAGCACAGGCTGCCCTTATGGATTAAACCCGATCATAAAGTGTCCTTACACGATATGATGATGTTTATGCGCGACCATCTGGAAGGCACTGAATTGGATATGAGCAAAGACCTTGGTGCAGGGCCTTACGGATTGCCATACCGCTGGCGTCCCTTGGAATGGAAAGTTGATTCAGTTTCTTATTGTAACGAAAGGACTACAGCCACGCAACAGACCGGCTTCACCTTCATCGCTCAATTGCGTTCATGGCTGCCCGATCCGGTAGGAGGAATCAACTGGTTTGGCGTTGACGACGCAGCATCTACCGTTTATACACCCATGTATTGCTGCATGACAAAAGTTCCTGAAACTTATGCAACCGGAAATGGCGACATGTTGAATTACTCGGAAACATCAGCCTTCTGGACCTTTAATACAGTGGCAAATTTCTGCTACCTGCGTTACAACATCATGATCAAAGATCTGCAAAAAGTTCAAAGCGAACTAGAGAACAAGTACATCACTTATACTCCGGCTATTGACCTGGCTGCCATGGAGCTGATGAAAAAAGACACCGCACTGGCTGTTCAATTTTTAACAGATTACTCCGTCAACCAGGGGAATTATACCGTTCAGCGCTGGAAAGAACTGGAACATTACCTGTTGGTAAAATATATAGACGGCAACATCAAAAAAGAAAAAGACGGACATTTCCTGCGTAATGGATATACAGAATCTGCCGCTCCCGACCAGCCAGGTTATCCTGAATGGTATTTGCGCAAAATTGTAGAACAAACAGGAGATAAATTAAAGGTGATTAAAGCACCTGTTCAATAA